A genomic region of Dactylococcopsis salina PCC 8305 contains the following coding sequences:
- a CDS encoding lysophospholipid acyltransferase family protein, producing MSTENQQREPLTNLVLYHIFKWSVVSPLFNFYFRGKLYGRENVPETGGLVVVSNHASFFDPPLLSCCVGRPVAYMAKEELFTIPILKQGISLYGAYPVKRSSVDRGAIRAAMKALEEGWAAGIFLQGTRTTDGRITEPKLGAAMIAAKAQVPILPVSLWGTEKIPQKGTPFPAITARIGEPISPPVSRKREVLESVTEKCAEMINTLHAQGR from the coding sequence ATGTCCACCGAAAATCAGCAAAGAGAACCCCTTACTAATCTCGTTTTATACCACATTTTTAAATGGTCGGTGGTTAGCCCCTTATTTAATTTTTACTTCCGAGGGAAACTTTACGGTCGAGAAAATGTTCCCGAAACAGGGGGATTAGTGGTGGTGAGTAATCATGCTAGTTTTTTTGATCCGCCTTTATTATCTTGCTGTGTCGGTCGCCCAGTGGCTTATATGGCGAAGGAAGAGTTATTTACGATCCCCATCCTCAAACAGGGGATTTCTCTTTATGGGGCTTATCCTGTAAAACGGTCTAGCGTCGATCGAGGGGCGATTCGGGCGGCGATGAAGGCACTAGAGGAAGGCTGGGCGGCAGGAATTTTTTTACAGGGAACTCGCACCACCGACGGACGGATTACCGAACCCAAGTTAGGCGCGGCGATGATTGCGGCTAAGGCACAAGTTCCGATTTTACCTGTCAGTTTATGGGGAACAGAAAAAATTCCGCAAAAGGGGACACCTTTTCCCGCAATTACAGCGCGTATTGGTGAACCGATTTCTCCTCCCGTTTCTAGGAAGCGAGAGGTGTTAGAAAGTGTTACGGAAAAATGTGCGGAGATGATTAACACCTTACACGCTCAAGGACGTTAA
- a CDS encoding AAA-like domain-containing protein produces the protein MIVDDAIALVDELLQPEGLNDLQASVFRYCWQGEGYQEIADALGYDSGYIRTVGSKLWQQLSDIMGKKVTKSNLHSVFRQYNQPSDQEKEISPQETIATPPEFPGLPLNANSLFYVDRHPIEQRCAQEILQPGALIRIQAPKQMGKTSLLYRLLEHGRAHHYKTLRLSCQEATTESFTDLNSFLRWLCRSAARKLKQTPNLEQYWDDDLSFAKSNCTEYFENYLLSNINTPIILGLDDIERVFAYPQIAQDFFPLLRVWHEEANEIDIWQNLRLIVVHSTEVYVPLDINQSPFNVGLPIYLPELKLEQIQELALRYGLNCLDGNMGAEALRPLMEMVGGHPYLIQLTLYHIWENQQQKPLVNLNNILRDAPTDAGIYGSHLRRLWETLNSSPYLCSAMKKVVSNDQSVTISPLAAYKLQSMGLIKLAGNLVTTRYKLYQDYFRSRLELNP, from the coding sequence ATGATAGTTGATGACGCGATCGCCCTGGTTGATGAACTCCTACAACCAGAAGGTTTAAACGACTTACAAGCATCAGTCTTCCGTTACTGTTGGCAGGGGGAAGGATATCAAGAAATTGCAGACGCACTGGGTTATGATTCTGGTTATATTCGCACCGTCGGCTCTAAACTGTGGCAACAACTGAGCGATATCATGGGGAAAAAGGTAACTAAAAGCAATCTCCACAGTGTTTTTAGACAATATAATCAACCTTCAGACCAAGAAAAAGAGATTTCCCCTCAAGAGACGATCGCAACGCCCCCAGAGTTCCCAGGTTTACCCTTAAATGCTAACTCTCTATTTTACGTCGATCGGCATCCGATCGAGCAACGTTGCGCCCAAGAAATTTTACAACCCGGAGCATTAATCCGTATTCAAGCACCGAAACAGATGGGGAAAACCTCCCTCCTCTATCGTTTATTAGAACACGGACGCGCTCACCATTACAAAACCTTACGCCTGAGTTGTCAAGAAGCCACCACCGAGAGTTTTACCGACTTAAATTCCTTTCTACGCTGGTTGTGTCGCAGTGCGGCGCGTAAACTCAAACAAACGCCAAATTTAGAACAATACTGGGATGATGATCTCAGTTTTGCTAAATCTAACTGTACCGAGTATTTTGAGAATTATTTATTAAGCAATATTAACACCCCCATTATTTTAGGATTAGATGACATAGAACGAGTTTTTGCTTACCCTCAAATTGCCCAAGATTTTTTCCCCTTACTACGAGTTTGGCATGAAGAAGCCAACGAAATAGACATTTGGCAAAACTTACGTCTGATCGTTGTTCACTCCACAGAAGTTTATGTTCCCCTTGATATCAATCAGTCTCCATTTAATGTTGGTTTACCGATTTATTTACCCGAATTGAAATTGGAACAAATACAAGAACTTGCTCTTCGATATGGTTTAAATTGCTTAGATGGGAACATGGGAGCGGAGGCGTTACGTCCTTTAATGGAAATGGTGGGAGGACATCCTTATTTGATTCAACTTACTTTATATCATATTTGGGAAAATCAACAGCAAAAACCGCTAGTTAATCTCAATAATATTTTACGTGACGCGCCAACAGATGCTGGAATTTATGGTTCTCATCTGCGTCGTCTTTGGGAAACCTTAAACAGTTCTCCTTATCTTTGTTCAGCAATGAAAAAAGTGGTTAGTAATGATCAATCAGTAACGATTTCACCCTTAGCTGCTTACAAATTACAAAGTATGGGACTGATTAAATTAGCAGGAAACTTAGTAACAACTCGTTATAAATTGTATCAAGATTATTTTCGATCGCGCCTAGAATTAAATCCCTAG
- a CDS encoding chlorophyll a/b-binding protein → MNEETKNTESLLPEIEEPAFGWTSYAERMNGRFAMLGFVSLLLIELITNQGFFPWLGLR, encoded by the coding sequence ATGAACGAAGAAACGAAAAATACCGAGTCTTTACTACCAGAAATCGAAGAACCCGCATTTGGTTGGACTTCCTATGCTGAACGCATGAATGGACGCTTTGCCATGTTGGGTTTTGTCTCACTACTTCTCATCGAATTGATCACGAATCAAGGCTTTTTTCCTTGGTTAGGTTTAAGATAG